The Curtobacterium sp. MCSS17_015 genomic sequence AGCGCTGCCGGGCACGGCGGCGACGACATCGCGGCGGTCGGCACCGCGTTCTGACGGCGCTCAGGGCCGACGGAACAACGCCCGGAGTCGGCGACCGAGACGCCCGACGGACTCGTCGTTCAGCGTGTTCGCGAGCATGAAGGCCTCACGCGCCGGATCAGCTCCGTCGCGGATCCGTCGCAGCGCCGCGTCGGCCCTGGCGCGGGCGTCGAGCTCGGCCGCGGGCATGTCGTCCTCGGGCTCGCGCATCTGCTCAGCGTACGCCGGGGTCGGTGTCGGCCCGGACGTCAGTCCTCGTCGTCGTCCGCCGCGTTGTCGTCGACCGCGCCGGCCATCTCACGCAGGAACGCGACGACGACAGCCATGTCCTCGGGCGGCAGGTGCTGCGCGACCTCGACGGCCCGGGAATCCAGGTCACCGATGACGGCGAGGGCGCGACGCATCGACCGGCCCGTCGCGGTGAGGATGACCCCCCGGCGGTCGGCCGGGTCGGCGTGACGCTCGACGTGCCCGGAGCGGACCAGGCGGTCGACCAGCGCCGAGGTGGACGCAGCGGTGATCCCGAGTCGCTCGGCGAGCTCCTTCGAGTTGACGGTGCGGCCCGAGGTCTCGGCGTCGACGAGCACCCGCAGGGCCATCAACGCGTTCTCACCGATCCCGAGTTCCTCACGCACGCGACGCTGGGCGGAACTCTCGGCAGTGCGGTACCGACGCAGGGCGTTCAAGACGTCCACCGCGTCGACCCGGGAGTCCTCGCCGTACCAGAACCCCGGGGCTGTCGTCGTCACCTCGGAAGTCATGCTCTCAATGCTAGACGGTCTAGTTAGTTTGTCTAGCGAAGGGCGGCACATGCACGCCGGGCGTCCAGGGAACGAAGTCGGGACGTGGCTGCAACACCCGGGACCCCGATCGGAAACACCCCGGCAACGCGTGGTCAGTAGGTTCGCCGCATGCAGGAGTCGACGTGCTGAACCGACTCGCGCGGAGCGTCCACAGCGTCGGGGGCGCGGTCGAGCGGACGGACGTCGTGGCGCGCCTGCTCGACGTACACCTCGCTCGGCGGGACCCGGCGGTCGAGAGCAGTGCGCTCGGTCGGAGCCTGCGCGGAGTCGTCGGCGCCGTGGTGCCGGAGGGGGACGCCGACCTCAGTCCAGCTGCGACGCTCGAGGCCCTGGCGTTGGACCGTCACGAACCGGCGTCCATCGCGGCTGCCGTGGCCGTGGCGCGGGACGATGCCCGGCGGGCACGGGACGTCGTCTCGACCGAGCTCTGGGACTGCCTCAACACGACCCGCTCCCGGCTCCCGCGCAAGATCGCCGGCGAACGTGCGCACGAGTTCCTCGGCTGGGTGCGGGAGCGGAGCGCCCTCGCGGTCGGGGTCGTCGACGGGGACGCCAGTCGCGACGAGGTGTGGGAGTTCTTCACGCTCGGCCGGTCGCTCACCCGGCTCACGGTCACGGCGCGGATGCTCGCCTCCGACCTGCTCGACCCGGGATCGGCGGCGTCCTGGGCGACCGCCCTCCGTGCCTGCGGAGCGGGGGAGGCGTTCCACCGCGAGCACCGGCACGGCACCACCTCGGCGGAGGCCGCCGCGTTCCTCCTGCTCGACGCGCACAGCCCGCGGTCGCTGCTGTTCCTCGCGCGCCGGAGCGAGGAGTGCCTCGAGGACCTGGTGGGCGTGCACCTCGCTGCCGAGGTCCGTGCCTTCGGGGACGCCCGCGTCGAGCTCGAGACGGTGACGCCGGACACTGCGGTCGACGCGGCCCGGTCGGCCGGGGCCCGTCTGGCGCTCGCGGCGGAGACGGTCACGGCCGCGCTCGACGCCCGCGTCTTCGCGGCCCCCGAGCCGGCACGCTGACGGAGCCGGCGCGGCAGGCGAACGTCAGACGCCGCTGGACCGGTCGGCCACGACCTCGTCGTGCTCGAGGTCCCGGCGCACCGCAGCCCGTCCCGCCCGTGACCCGACCACGGGTAGCGACCGCGTCACGGCGAGGTGCAGACGGGTGTCGGCGTCGTAGCGGAGCCGGACGTGCTGGAACCGGACGAGCCACACGAGCGCGATCGCGAGCGCGACGAAGCCGGAGGCCGCCCCGACGCCGATCGCCCACCGCGGCCCCCAGGCGTCCGCGACCGCGCCGACGATCGGAGCACCGACGGGGGTCCCGCCGACGAAGATCGCCATGTAGAGCGCCATCACCCGGCCTCTCATGGCGGGTGTCGTGGTGGTCTGCACGAGGGCGTTCGCCGTGGTCATGAAGGTCAGGGACGCCAGGCCGACGAACGCGAGCAGGACCGCGAAGGTCCAGTACGTCGGGGCGAAGGCCGCCGCGGTGCAGGCGAGTCCGAACCCGCCCGCGGCGAGGGTGAGCGTGCGCATGCGCCGGGCGGAGAGCAGGGCGCCGAGCACCGAGCCGACCGCCATCACGGAGTTGAGGAGCCCGAACTCCCCGGCACCCCGGTCGAACTCGACCCGCGCCATGGTCGAGGTGAAGATCGGGAAGTTCACGCCGAACGTCCCGACGACGAAGACCATGCCGAGCACGACCACGATGTCGGGCCTGGTCCGCACGTACCGGAAGCCGGCGA encodes the following:
- a CDS encoding alpha-E domain-containing protein; its protein translation is MLNRLARSVHSVGGAVERTDVVARLLDVHLARRDPAVESSALGRSLRGVVGAVVPEGDADLSPAATLEALALDRHEPASIAAAVAVARDDARRARDVVSTELWDCLNTTRSRLPRKIAGERAHEFLGWVRERSALAVGVVDGDASRDEVWEFFTLGRSLTRLTVTARMLASDLLDPGSAASWATALRACGAGEAFHREHRHGTTSAEAAAFLLLDAHSPRSLLFLARRSEECLEDLVGVHLAAEVRAFGDARVELETVTPDTAVDAARSAGARLALAAETVTAALDARVFAAPEPAR
- a CDS encoding MFS transporter, with the protein product MSAMFRSLSGRNYRIWFAGALVSNIGTWMQRTAQDWIVLTQLTDDDAVAVGVTMALQFGPQLLLLPWTGLVADRFDRRRMLMLTQGSMGLLGLGLAVMVLTDTATLWSLYGFALALGVVAAFDTPVRQAFVSDVVTGENVSNAVALNSASFNAARLVGPAVAGVLIAAIGSGWVFVINAGSFLAVLVALRFVDPQQLAERPRAARGKGQLVAGFRYVRTRPDIVVVLGMVFVVGTFGVNFPIFTSTMARVEFDRGAGEFGLLNSVMAVGSVLGALLSARRMRTLTLAAGGFGLACTAAAFAPTYWTFAVLLAFVGLASLTFMTTANALVQTTTTPAMRGRVMALYMAIFVGGTPVGAPIVGAVADAWGPRWAIGVGAASGFVALAIALVWLVRFQHVRLRYDADTRLHLAVTRSLPVVGSRAGRAAVRRDLEHDEVVADRSSGV
- a CDS encoding MarR family transcriptional regulator, whose amino-acid sequence is MTSEVTTTAPGFWYGEDSRVDAVDVLNALRRYRTAESSAQRRVREELGIGENALMALRVLVDAETSGRTVNSKELAERLGITAASTSALVDRLVRSGHVERHADPADRRGVILTATGRSMRRALAVIGDLDSRAVEVAQHLPPEDMAVVVAFLREMAGAVDDNAADDDED